The Paenibacillus beijingensis nucleotide sequence GCCGCACTTTTCCGGCGCCGTCAATATCCGCCGATTCGTATACGTCTTTCGGTACCGATTGCAGAGCGGCCAAAATCATAATGCCGAAAAACGGCACCCCATACCAGATCATCGCAGCAATGACGGGATAAATGGACGTCCCGGTCAGCGCCAAAAACGGAACCGCGTGATCGCTCAATCCGAATTTCATGAGCAGCTCATTGATCAGTCCGTTGCGCTCGCTGAACATCAATTTGAAAATCATGCCGATCAGAAATGCGGATACGGCCCAAGGCAGAAACACGATGGCCTGATACACGTTTTTTCCCCGGAACGATTTATTAAGTGCAAGCGCGAGCGCAAATCCGAGCCCAAACTGCAGCCCTACCGTCAACACAACCCAGATGAGCGAGTTGAACAGGATGCCGGGCAAATTGTCTTCGCTTAAAATGGATTTATAATTATCCAAACCGCTGAAATGAATATTGTTCGGTTCAAACAAAACGTAGTGCATAAAGGAAAGCTGGATCGCTTTCGACAGCGGATAACCGAAAAAGGCCGCGATAATAATTAAAGCGGGCAGCAATAACAAGTACGCTTCCATCCGCCGGAAAAAACGTTTTTTTGGATAAGGCGATACAGCTGCCTTAACGTTAGCTGACATGTCGTTCCACCACCTGTAAAAAAATAAAACACGCATAATCAAATAAAGTTTGGTTGATTATGCGTGTTTTGTATGTG carries:
- a CDS encoding carbohydrate ABC transporter permease, producing the protein MSANVKAAVSPYPKKRFFRRMEAYLLLLPALIIIAAFFGYPLSKAIQLSFMHYVLFEPNNIHFSGLDNYKSILSEDNLPGILFNSLIWVVLTVGLQFGLGFALALALNKSFRGKNVYQAIVFLPWAVSAFLIGMIFKLMFSERNGLINELLMKFGLSDHAVPFLALTGTSIYPVIAAMIWYGVPFFGIMILAALQSVPKDVYESADIDGAGKVRQLFQITIPYIKPTLILTVLLRCIWVFNSADLIYVMTNGGPANSSHNLPSYIFNKIGYSTDYGQASALGVMMLIFLTVYAVVFLRATKYDEAGDI